The sequence below is a genomic window from Anaerocolumna chitinilytica.
AGATATCTGATTGCTGGTGATAAACATGTTCACAGGGAGGTTTAATCGGGGAAAGGGATTTGAACAGGAGGATAAGTATGGATACCAACGAAATGTTATTAGAATTTGACAGCAGGTCTGAAAATGAAAGCTTTGCAAGGTCCGTAGTAGCAAGCTTTGTAGCAAAGCTGGACCCGACACTGGAGGAGATTTCCGATATAAAAACTGCTGTATCAGAAGCTGTGACCAATGCAATTATTCATGGCTATGAAGGAACAAAAGGAAAAGTAGTTGTAGTATGCAGAATATTTGAGCATGAAGTTTATGTAGAGGTCCATGACCAGGGTAAGGGCATAAAGGATATCAAGCAAGCTATGGTGCCGCTATTTACGACTAAGCCGGAGGAAGAAAGATCCGGTATGGGATTTTCATTTATGGAAGCCTTTATGGATGGTTTGGAAGTTGAGTCAGAAATGGGCAAGGGAACCATTGTTAAGATGAAGAAAAAAATCCATTAAGGTGCCAAGGCACTCATGGCGGTTATCCTGATAAAAAAGACGTCAGGAAGGAAGTGAAACGTTGGATACAATCGAACTAATCCGTTTATCACAAGCAGGTGATAAGGAGGCTAGAGATAGGGTAATAACGGAGAATATTGGATTGGTATGGAGTATAGTAAGAAGATTTATGTCAAGAGGCCATGAAACAGAGGATTTATTCCAGATAGGGAGCATAGGACTTATAAAAGCAATTGATAAATTTGATATGTCCTATGATGTAAAGTTCTCCACCTATGCAGTACCAATGATAATGGGTGAAATAAAGAGATTTTTAAGGGATGATGGCGCCATTAAGGTTAGTCGTTCCATGAAGGAGACAGCCGGTAAGATACGTATCACCAGAGAAAAACTGGGAACTCTGTATGGGAGAGAACCAACCTTGGAAGAAATCAGTAAGGAGCTTAATCTGGCAAAAGAAGAAGTGTTAATGGCTTTAGAATCAGGTGCAGAAGTAGAATCATTATACAAAACAATTTATCAAGGAGATGGTAATGCTATTTTTCTGATTGATAAATTAGAGCAGACAAATGATGAGAGCGAAAATATGATTGACAAGCTTGCATTGAAGGAAACAATAGCATCCCTGGATGAAAAGGATCAGGAACTAATCAGGCTTCGATACTTTATGAATAGAACCCAGACAGATATCGCAAAAGAAATGGGAATATCCCAAGTGCAGGTATCCCGGCTGGAAAAGAAGATACTTATGAAAATGAGAGAAAAAATGTCTTAAACTGGATTACATTACCAGTATAGAATGCAGGAGTAAACAGATAATATCAGAGTAGATAGAAAATTCTACAAGTCAATCCACAAAAAATCGTAGAAAACAGCATCGCTGAAAAAGAGATGCTGTTTTTTATTTACAGTAAATTCGAAAGAGGATGAAAAGTATGGCATTAAGACAGAAGAGTTTATGGATATTTGCCGCTCTGCTCCTACTGATTGCAGCAGGTATCGTAATAGCTTATTTCACACAGGATACACAAAAGAATTTTCATAAAGGTACCTTTGTCTATGAAAGGGAATATGTAGAAACTGCACAAGCAATGTATGATTTTGAGGGGAAGGTGCAAAATGAAAAATACACGCCTGTATATAAAGATTGAAAAAAGCAGTCTGCTGCATTACAAAGTAGTACGCTTAAAAGATGTGGCAAAGCTCTACTCACCAGAAAAAAAGATAACGGAAGAGCTTTACCAACAGGTTGTTTTCATTATAAAAGAAGATAAAAAGAAAGACTATATTTTTTCTGTATTAAAACTGATGGAGCTTATCCATCGCATGTATCCGGACATAGATATTATAAATCTTGGAGAAGCTGATTTTATTATACAGTATGAACCTGCTGTTAAAGAGAAAAAACTATGGGAGTATTTCAAAGTAGCTTTTGTATGCTGCATTGTATTTTTTGGAGGGGCTTTTACGATTATGACC
It includes:
- the spoIIAB gene encoding anti-sigma F factor — its product is MDTNEMLLEFDSRSENESFARSVVASFVAKLDPTLEEISDIKTAVSEAVTNAIIHGYEGTKGKVVVVCRIFEHEVYVEVHDQGKGIKDIKQAMVPLFTTKPEEERSGMGFSFMEAFMDGLEVESEMGKGTIVKMKKKIH
- a CDS encoding stage V sporulation protein AA, with the translated sequence MKNTRLYIKIEKSSLLHYKVVRLKDVAKLYSPEKKITEELYQQVVFIIKEDKKKDYIFSVLKLMELIHRMYPDIDIINLGEADFIIQYEPAVKEKKLWEYFKVAFVCCIVFFGGAFTIMTFNEDANVSTIFEIIYKSALGTKEAKASVLEISYAVGLPLGIVIFFNHFSKLKVGKDPTPMQVQLRLYESDMDDTLIENSSREGKSIDVH
- the sigF gene encoding RNA polymerase sporulation sigma factor SigF, which codes for MDTIELIRLSQAGDKEARDRVITENIGLVWSIVRRFMSRGHETEDLFQIGSIGLIKAIDKFDMSYDVKFSTYAVPMIMGEIKRFLRDDGAIKVSRSMKETAGKIRITREKLGTLYGREPTLEEISKELNLAKEEVLMALESGAEVESLYKTIYQGDGNAIFLIDKLEQTNDESENMIDKLALKETIASLDEKDQELIRLRYFMNRTQTDIAKEMGISQVQVSRLEKKILMKMREKMS